The following proteins are co-located in the Anomalospiza imberbis isolate Cuckoo-Finch-1a 21T00152 chromosome Z, ASM3175350v1, whole genome shotgun sequence genome:
- the ARID3C gene encoding AT-rich interactive domain-containing protein 3C isoform X2 — MVENPSLAAKPALPAAPPRGPGAAGGLRLAAVMESLQRQQAARLARGPDGAPRRPPVEPGPGPGPPPAAPRRRPASGPRPPLAAAGEEEEDEEEEEEEEGEPRDPPPPQHHEWTYEEQFKQLYELDEDPKRKEFLDDLFGFMQKRGTPVNRIPIMAKQVLDLYTLYQLVTDKGGLVEVINKKIWREITKGLNLPTSITSAAFTLRTQYMKYLYPYECEKQALSSPGELQAAIDSNRREGRRQTFGTALFNYSPASTPTLLGTPKMPLPALSISTHSCGQLSQVHSVKKEDGMLAASVPGRIAIPVGLAAHHLTAAQAAAASQAVVLEQLREKLETGEPPEKKVALTAEEQQRLVQHALQHNLLAMASQFPMNIKISNRDDRQETALNLSTNSISSINMSIEINGVVYTGVLFAHRPSATLAPGGGSTQTRPNPMPAPNPLLPASSQSHTPTSTSL, encoded by the exons ATGGTGGAAAACCCCAGCCTGGCGGCCAAACCCGCCCTG ccggccgccccgccgcgggggccgggggcggcgggggggctGCGCTTGGCGGCGGTGATGGAGAGCCTGCAGCGGCAGCAGGCGGCCCGCCTGGCCCGCGGCCCCGACGGCGCTCCCCGACGGCCCCCGGtggagcccggccccggccccgggccgccgcccgccgctccccgccgccgcccggcctCCGGCCCGCGCCCGCCGCTCGCCGCtgcgggggaggaggaggaagacgaggaggaggaagaggaggaagaaggggagCCCCGCGACCCACCGCCACCACAGCACCACGAATGGACCTACGAGGAGCAGTTCAAGCAG ctctATGAACTGGATGAGGACCCGAAACGAAAGGAGTTCCTGGATGACCTCTTTGGCTTCATGCAGAAGAGAG GAACACCAGTGAACCGCATCCCCATCATGGCCAAGCAAGTTCTGGACCTATACACACTGTACCAGCTGGTGACAGACAAGGGTGGCCTGGTCGAAGTCATCAACAAGAAGATCTGGCGGGAGATCACCAAAGGCCTCAACCTACCTACCTCCATCACCAGCGCTGCCTTCACCCTCCGCACACA ATACATGAAGTACCTGTATCCCTACGAATGTGAGAAGCAGGCGCTCAGCTCTCCCGGAGAGCTCCAAGCTGCCATCGACAGCAACCGTCGGGAGGGGCGGAGGCAGACTTTTGGCACAGCACTCTTCAACTACTCGCCAGCCAGCACCCCAACCCTGCTGGGCACCCCCAAAATGCCTCTGCCAGCTCTTAGCATCTCCACACACAGCTGTGGCCAGCTCAGCCAAGTGCACAGCGTTAAGAAAG AGGACGGAATGCTGGCAGCATCAGTGCCGGGACGCATTGCTATCCCGGTGGGACTGGCTGCCCACCATCTCACAGCAGcccaagcagcagctgcctcacaggcagtggtgctggagcagctgcggGAGAAACTGGAGACAGGGGAGCCCCCAGAGAAGAAGGTGGCCCTGACAGCGGAGGAGCAGCAGCGGCTGGTGCAACACGCGCTTCAGCATAACCTCCTGGCCATGGCCTCCCAGTTCCCCATGAACATCAAGATCTCCAACCGAG ATGACAGACAGGAGACCGCATTGAACCTGTCCACCAACAGCATTAGCAGTATCAACATGTCAATAGAAATAAATGGAGTTGTCTACACAG GTGTCCTGTTCGCCCACCGGCCCTCAGCCACCCTGGCACCTGGTGGAGGGAGCACCCAAACCCGTCCAAACCCCATGCCTGCCCCAAACCCCTTGCTCCCAGCCTCCTCTCAAAGCCACACTCCCACTAGCACCTCACTGTAA
- the ARID3C gene encoding AT-rich interactive domain-containing protein 3C isoform X1, whose translation MVENPSLAAKPALPAAPPRGPGAAGGLRLAAVMESLQRQQAARLARGPDGAPRRPPVEPGPGPGPPPAAPRRRPASGPRPPLAAAGEEEEDEEEEEEEEGEPRDPPPPQHHEWTYEEQFKQLYELDEDPKRKEFLDDLFGFMQKRGKGTPVNRIPIMAKQVLDLYTLYQLVTDKGGLVEVINKKIWREITKGLNLPTSITSAAFTLRTQYMKYLYPYECEKQALSSPGELQAAIDSNRREGRRQTFGTALFNYSPASTPTLLGTPKMPLPALSISTHSCGQLSQVHSVKKEDGMLAASVPGRIAIPVGLAAHHLTAAQAAAASQAVVLEQLREKLETGEPPEKKVALTAEEQQRLVQHALQHNLLAMASQFPMNIKISNRDDRQETALNLSTNSISSINMSIEINGVVYTGVLFAHRPSATLAPGGGSTQTRPNPMPAPNPLLPASSQSHTPTSTSL comes from the exons ATGGTGGAAAACCCCAGCCTGGCGGCCAAACCCGCCCTG ccggccgccccgccgcgggggccgggggcggcgggggggctGCGCTTGGCGGCGGTGATGGAGAGCCTGCAGCGGCAGCAGGCGGCCCGCCTGGCCCGCGGCCCCGACGGCGCTCCCCGACGGCCCCCGGtggagcccggccccggccccgggccgccgcccgccgctccccgccgccgcccggcctCCGGCCCGCGCCCGCCGCTCGCCGCtgcgggggaggaggaggaagacgaggaggaggaagaggaggaagaaggggagCCCCGCGACCCACCGCCACCACAGCACCACGAATGGACCTACGAGGAGCAGTTCAAGCAG ctctATGAACTGGATGAGGACCCGAAACGAAAGGAGTTCCTGGATGACCTCTTTGGCTTCATGCAGAAGAGAGGTAAAG GAACACCAGTGAACCGCATCCCCATCATGGCCAAGCAAGTTCTGGACCTATACACACTGTACCAGCTGGTGACAGACAAGGGTGGCCTGGTCGAAGTCATCAACAAGAAGATCTGGCGGGAGATCACCAAAGGCCTCAACCTACCTACCTCCATCACCAGCGCTGCCTTCACCCTCCGCACACA ATACATGAAGTACCTGTATCCCTACGAATGTGAGAAGCAGGCGCTCAGCTCTCCCGGAGAGCTCCAAGCTGCCATCGACAGCAACCGTCGGGAGGGGCGGAGGCAGACTTTTGGCACAGCACTCTTCAACTACTCGCCAGCCAGCACCCCAACCCTGCTGGGCACCCCCAAAATGCCTCTGCCAGCTCTTAGCATCTCCACACACAGCTGTGGCCAGCTCAGCCAAGTGCACAGCGTTAAGAAAG AGGACGGAATGCTGGCAGCATCAGTGCCGGGACGCATTGCTATCCCGGTGGGACTGGCTGCCCACCATCTCACAGCAGcccaagcagcagctgcctcacaggcagtggtgctggagcagctgcggGAGAAACTGGAGACAGGGGAGCCCCCAGAGAAGAAGGTGGCCCTGACAGCGGAGGAGCAGCAGCGGCTGGTGCAACACGCGCTTCAGCATAACCTCCTGGCCATGGCCTCCCAGTTCCCCATGAACATCAAGATCTCCAACCGAG ATGACAGACAGGAGACCGCATTGAACCTGTCCACCAACAGCATTAGCAGTATCAACATGTCAATAGAAATAAATGGAGTTGTCTACACAG GTGTCCTGTTCGCCCACCGGCCCTCAGCCACCCTGGCACCTGGTGGAGGGAGCACCCAAACCCGTCCAAACCCCATGCCTGCCCCAAACCCCTTGCTCCCAGCCTCCTCTCAAAGCCACACTCCCACTAGCACCTCACTGTAA
- the DCTN3 gene encoding dynactin subunit 3, whose protein sequence is MAAGAAELRRLQWRLEELEQRVGLGGGGCGPRKVADELVKVQVALNNIAGKRERIKILFKKIEDVIKYLDPQYIDRMAVPDTMKLQFILAEEQAIPARAALLEQVKNLQPILDSTSIQAVPDHAAKLQRLSQIHIQQQEKRHDLTDSVKTLLEDYNKMTLLLSKQFVQWNEILTRLEAAKQAKPVAE, encoded by the exons ATGGCGGCGGGCGCTGCGGAGCTGCGGCGGCTGCAGTGgcggctggaggagctggagcaacGCGTCGGCCTCggcggcgggggctgcgggcCGCGAAAG gtGGCAGACGAGCTGGTGAAGGTGCAGGTGGCGCTGAACAATATCGCCGGCAAGAGGGAGAGGATCAAAATCCTGTTTAAGAAAA TTGAAGATGTAATAAAATACCTTGACCCTCAGTACATTGACAGGATGGCTGTTCCAGACACTATGAAGCTGCAGTTCATCTTGGCAG AGGAACAGGCTATTCCTGCCCGTGCAGCCCTTCTGGAGCAGGTGAAGAATCTCCAGCCTATCTTGGACAGCACCAGTATCCAAG CGGTTCCTGACCATGCAGCCAAACTGCAGCGGCTCTCACAGATCCACATACAGCAGCAG GAGAAGCGTCACGATCTCACTGACAGTGTCAAGACACTCCTTGAGGATTATAACAAAATG ACCCTGCTTCTCTCCAAGCAGTTTGTGCAGTGGAATGAAATCCTGACACGTCTGGAAGCGGCCAAGCAAGCAAAACCTGTGGCAGAGtga
- the RPP25L gene encoding ribonuclease P protein subunit p25-like protein, with product MENYKKTKIVEKPCPPPFTDLPTDIIEMKVKDGSKIRNLMGYAMSKMEQDSVRQILFTGSGKAVSKTITCVEIMKRRLKELHQITKVLFKQIEEIWEPIVPEAGLDALTVKRNIPAICVLLSKDALDPQEPGYQAPGSFNAFWTETLKAESQGQMKRKQGGGRGAASTGKHPLSTGGMPGGP from the coding sequence ATGGAGAACTATAAGAAGACCAAAATTGTGGAGAAACCTTGTCCTCCTCCTTTCACTGACCTGCCCACTGATATTATTGAAATGAAGGTGAAGGACGGGAGCAAAATTAGGAATCTGATGGGCTATGCCATGAGCAAGATGGAGCAGGACTCAGTGAGGCAGATTCTTTTCACTGGCTCAGGCAAGGCCGTCAGCAAGACCATCACCTGTGTGGAAATCATGAAACGAAGGCTCAAGGAGCTGCACCAGATCACCAAAGTGCTCTTCAAACAGATCGAAGAGATCTGGGAACCCATTGTGCCTGAGGCAGGCCTCGATGCCTTGACAGTGAAGAGAAACATTCCTGCCATATGCGTCCTGCTGAGCAAAGATGCCCTGGATCCTCAGGAGCCGGGATACCAGGCCCCAGGATCTTTTAATGCCTTCTGGACTGAGACACTGAAAGCAGAATCGCAGGGCCAGATGAAGAGGAAGCAGGGTGGAGGCCggggagctgccagcacagggaagcACCCTCTCTCCACCGGGGGAATGCCGGGAGGGCCCTGA